From Loxodonta africana isolate mLoxAfr1 chromosome 16, mLoxAfr1.hap2, whole genome shotgun sequence:
TAGTTCATTTTCTACAGGAATTTGATTTTACTTCTTAAGCTACAATTAAAATGGCATAGACAATATACTTTGGGAGTTTATTCTTGGATATTAATGATTGATTTTTCATTAAAGGAAAAAACTTACACCAACAATTAAAATATGGCGGAAGTGAAGTCAATGTTCCGGGAAGTTCTTCCAAAACAAGGTATTTACATCACAAATACTTAGGTCATGGAATATCGTAGGAACTGACAAAGTGCTGGGCAGTGTCACACAGTAAGCTTAATAATAGCTAAACATCTGTTAGCTTTATATTTTGTGTTCTGTATGCTTCACTTACTGTgtactttttactatactttcaTGAGTATGTTGTAAATTATGGAGACTCCATCGTTTCTTCGGGTTGGGTTTTTAATACTGTTACACTCAAAACTGAAGATTACAATATCAAATTATCAAAGTACTTAATGGGATTCACCATATTAAATAAGGTCTGAAAGTAGGGGGGAAGAAACCTAAATTACGCAACAGTAAGAAAAGCTGAAGGTTTAAGTCATTCAGTAGTTTCAATATTCATGTTAATACCATGCTTTGCTGTATTTTTGTATACAATGTACTTCTCCCAAATCTTATTTCAAATTAGACATTTGACACAGTAAGCTGTATGACTCGTGTTAGCTTAGAAACTTggatgaagagaaaaaaacatcaaacccattgccattgagttgactcagactcacggcaaccccacgttacacagtagaactactccatggcattttgtggctgtaatcttaacggcacatcgccaggcctttctttagtaGTACCACTGGGTGaccttgaaccatcaacctttaggttagtagtcaccacctagggacctgtctTGGGTAGGAAGTCCAAAATGTGTTCTCCTCAACACCCCCGCAGGATCAAGAAATTGTCATtgcccaaggggtcactatgttgaccctcaacaagatggactgacacagtggctccaacaatgagcccAAACGTaacgattgagaggatggcacaagaccaggcagtgttttgttctgtcgtacatagtagggtcactgagtcagaactgactcaatggcacctaacaagaacatgaTGTTTCTGGCCCCACAACTAAACTCAGTCTAAAAACGAGATTTTCATTAACAATGGATAATGTTTTTAGATGTTCATTCTAGCTGCAAATTCAAACCACTGGGTTCTTACTTGATGAAGTAATTCTTATTTTCTGTTAAACTTAGGGCAGCTGTCTGTAGAAGATGTAACCACAATGGTGCTATGTAAGCCCAAACTTTTACCCTTTAAATCTCTGACTCTGGAAAAACTGGAGAAGATGCGGCAAGCAGCACAGGATACAATTCGTGAACAAGAAATGGCAGAAAAGAAACAGCAATAACTCACTGAATGATGATTTAGCACTTCCACAAACATCCTACCTACTCTTGAGTAATAACCAGAAAATAATGTACATGTTGAAAGTAATACTTGTTAATAAAACTAACAGTACTCATATAAATACTACAAAAATATACCAAGATTGAAGAAACCTACATTGTGAATTTAAACATGCTGGTTTCCACCAAACACAAGCAATCAAAATACTTTTAGCCAACTTTTGTGGCCTTTTACCCAAGTCAAGTTTTTGGAATTGCGTATTATTATTGTTCAGCATTTCTACTGCCATGAGTATTACAGATAACATTCTCAGGCACAGGTCACTGAATGTATCTTCTGTATACAGGGAATCTTTACATGTTCACTAAAAACCTGCGTTTGAATATACACTCCAGTCCTGTATAATGTGAAGGTTCATGCTCGGCTTTTACACCACCTAATAcataaagtgtgtgtgtatgtacgtacttatatattttttttgtttttcaccaattttATGTTTAAAGCTATCTTGCCTGACCAACTGATCCAACCAGTCATGACAAAACTGTTACTTAAAATAAATTTGATGTTTTCGAAAACCCTCACCTATATGGTCACCTAAATTTTTAATTGTACTAATTTTCAAAACTTAAGAAATTACATGGCTACCTTTATCGTCACGGTTTCAAACAATTAAAAACCTGAAAATGTTTATTACAATTATCTACATAAGCCAAAGTAATACGGACTTCAAAGAGCTCAAGAGGTAAATCTGAAGGTTAAACTTGGAGTTTTAGTTCTAAAAGACTGCACCTAAGCCTATAATAGAAATATTCCTAAGAATACCTTTGTAAAAAATTCTGACTATAGCTCTAGGTAGGTTTGCTGCAGTCAGTAGGCAATTTAAAAAAACACTGACTTGAGACCTTGCTGAGTAATTAGGTTCTGCAAAAGAAGGGATGTTATTCTTTAGATAACAGTTATTTATTGGCAGCTAGTATTTTCTTAGACATTGGTAAATGTAAAAATGAGTCTTTGAAGAATAAATTTTTATAGCACTAATGTTATTCCATAATAGAATTTAAGAATGATGAAAGGTATTATACAAATTTTATTAACTTCTTTCCTCTCTAGATAAGATCCGTAAACACGAGGAAGTATGTGTGCATGCATTTTTCCCCAGCGTAATATTAAAAAGACCTATTTACTACTGTggagccgtggtggtgtagtggttaagaactatggctgcaaaccaaaaggatggcagttcaaatctaccaggcactccttggaaaccctttagggttattctactctgtcctatagggtcactatgaattggcatcaactcaacagcaacgggtttgatttgggttaTTTACTATTGTACTCTTGAtttaaatgctggcaaggaacaaaacaaaaaaaaattcaaatgtgcTTCCTTCTATGATTTAAAATTTGCTGTGTGAAGTAAAAGTTaagaagtatttttttaaagaccCAAAATAAATGTACTCCAAATAAGGAATCAACACTGCTTCACATGTTTTATTTTGTCATACATTCTTCTAGAACCGGGTTCATTTTTCCAGTTTTGTACAAAAATAGATGTTCCAGCCACCATTTACTGAACTGTCTAGTCTTTAAGACCAATCAATATGTTCCCTGGAAAGATGAATAAGTCTCATGACTAACTCATTTTCTTAGAATTCTTTAagacaaataactttttttttttttttaaactcccaaAGCACAGTATTTCAACAGCAGCAGCCAACATGGGGTTTTAGCAGCTTAACTTTACCCCCTAAATAAAGCTTTGTATAAACCAGTGATTTTACTACAAAACCACTGTCCTTGAAAGAAAGGAGTGGCAGTCAGACATCAATGCAAAACTTGGAATGATTAGGTCATAAACACGGCACTTACAAAAGGTAGCTTATTATAATATTCCACTTGAGAAGTGGTtacttttctgtcccctcctttataccctcaaaaaaaaagaaaaaaaaacttcctttaaaaattccccttaggtgtaagtttataaaatttcagaaaagccTTGTACCCAAAacaagtgctttaaaaaaaaaaactgtttactAATAACTCTTACAGTTcagatacatattttttataaCATCTAAGAATGCAAGAGTTCTTATATTCAGTAGCTCTCTGGTTTTAGACGGCCTCCATCTCCTTCACTTACAAAACGCTTTCTGCCCCTGTAATGAAAAGAACACAAACATGAAAACAGATTCAAATTCTCACTAGAGtaatgaagggggaaaaaaaaaaatacttggtaTTTTTTGATTACACATTAAGTTTTGGAGGATCTTATTGTTTCAAAAAAGCATGCCTCTAATTCCTTTGAAGATTCTTTCCCTGCTGTACATTTTAGCATATAACACATAAAACAGCTAATATGAATTTTTAGCTAAATAAACGCTAATTATTGAAGTAGGTTCATTATCCAAGTGCAGTCATGTAAGGCAAAGTTTATTTAGaaatttagtatttatttttatcacaTTATTATCATTTGAAAGCTAAACAAGTGAGCCATATGGTGAACATATGATTTGGAATAATATAAACGAactatggaggagccctggtggcacagtggctaagagctcagctgctaaccaaaaggtcagcagttcaaattcaccagccgctccttggaaactctatggggcagttctactctgtcctatagagtcactgtgagttggaatcgacttgatgacaactatgTTTTGTTTTGGGACTATGAAACCTATCAAAATATGCACGCTTAacaatttttaagtttttttccccctcagatGTAGAAAAGGCATAACCTGAATGTGAGAAAACAAATCAGAATCCAATTAATTCCAGCCTATCCCCCATTTTGAGATTCCTGCTATTGTAAACCTCACGAAGTCTTGTTCTGTAATGTGACCACACTCAAGCTATATGCAGTAACAGCCCAGAAGGAAGAGTTGACCAGCAGCACATACCTCTAAGTAGAACACAGAGCTTGGGCAGGATTAACCTTTCCTCTATGGCCCAGATCAACATAGCACAGGCACGCGAGCCCACACACAAATGTACACTTCATCAAATAAGTAAAAGGGTAGAGACTAAAAAAGTCAGGTATCTCCTCAACCTTCAGTATCAGCtttaacaaaaaaatcagttcctGAGAGTTAGATCCTAGTAGCACAAATATAACACCtccaaagaatacacacacacacactcaagagTCAATTAGCCCCAATTTGCTACCCCGTGAAGAGGCAAAGGATGCCGCATAAGGTACAAGAAAGAGCTCACACCTTTGAAGCCAGTAAAAGACTGGATTCATGCATGGTTTCTActccttattagctgtgtgaccttagaaaaGGTATGTTAAACCTGCCTATGCATCCATTTTCTCATCTTACTGGTGGATAATACCTACTCTGAAATAATATTTAAACTACTTAGAACAAAAGAATAATATTTAAACTATTTAGaacagaacctgctatacagaactgctccacaaaaTTAGTCTCCTTCAAGTGAACTGGGCTTCATGAGTAGTCCTATACAGATTTACAAGGGAGCAAAACAAGCTTCACCCTTGTTTCTCCATACACTCAAAATAGGTGATTCTTGCTCCTCAAGTGACTTCAGAGAAGATACTATTACTTTTTTGACAGAGCTGAAATGATGGAAAACTATCTTAGTTTAGCCTCACGAAGCACCTCATCCAGTATTTTATGCTGAGAAAGAGTAAATAAAGTACCTTGAAGGACAAAGATCTCTGAGTTGTCTGGAAATTATCCCAGCCTGAAAACATTCTTCTACAAATCGCTCGAGCACAGAGTATGAATGTGGGACATCCAGGTTAATATCTGGAATTTCACTGTAAATTCTCTCATAACCCTAAAACAATGAAATGAGATGCAGAACTGTTAGCCACATGAAAAAATCCCATCCACCACAATCCACCACTATGTCATTAATCTACATTTAAGGCCCAATGGTCATGCACTTAGACTGAAGTCAGATTTGGACCTTGAAAACTAGAAAAAGTAACATTTGttaacagaatgttttctttaaaacTGTTCTTTCCAAAGAGCTGCAGACAGACATCAGACATTGGGTATTCAATATCAGCATCACATCCAACATTTCAACAACAATGTGTACAATTTTAAATAGGAAAAATTAAGCACTTTGAAGCGTAATTTATTAAACATTCATGTTTCTCCAGAAACAGAACCCTTAAGAAAGAATATTCAATCATgaatattcaagaaaaaaaaagaacccttgAAGAATACATAATCACACATTCAAAAATTAGATGAAAAAAAACAATGCTGAAGTGTTACTTTCTACTTGAAAGTAGAAAGTGTTACTTTCTTTGAAAGAGGCTCAAacaattccattaaaaaaaaatttttttaaagcccttACGGGCATAATACTACTAAAAAATACCTATAAAAAAATTTCATTGACAATTCATCAACTTTATTCAATTATATATTTTTAGGATATAAGCTTAAAAACTATGATGTTATACTTACTCTTTTCATTTGATCTACAGTAATGGTAGAGGATTTCCAAAGGGATTTTAATAAATCCAAAATCATTTTAAACGTGCTTTCTCCAGTTGACTCTAAAACCATTATAATAGCCTAAAAATTGAAGGAATGAACGATGAATTTTGGGATCATTAATTCATGTAAGAAACTGCTCCTAAAATAGATCCTTTTTCTCTAATATGTAACCATGATCattacaaaaatttaaaaactttctcCCTTAacaatcttattttttaaaaaagaaaaaaaaaatatgtatactaTTAAAGAAGCATTTAAGTCACTGTGGtgaaaaaagaacactgaataacTATCTGTGGAATGTCAAGGTGATCTTACTTCATATACAAGCTCATGGTGAAAATGAGGTACTTCCAGTTCCTTAAGGCAATGTTCAGCTTCAGATATGTCTCCAGAGAGTATATATTCTTTCAGCAGCATATCAATCTATTAGATTTAAAAATTGAGACGTGTTAAAGTTCCTCATTTTTGAAAAATTGTGCTTTGCCTAAGGACTGATTTATGCTCATCCCGATGAAGTGGCAGATCATGAAAAGCTAGGAACAGAGGTCTAGGAGCATAAAGACTTGATATGGTACTTTCATAACTAtttttttcagaataaaaaaTATCCAATTTTCAAATGGTTCATAACTATGAAAAAACGCAGTGCTTCAGTGTATCTCAATAATCACCAACATCTGTAAGTAGGCTTATGGTGTGCACAGCCTGGGTTGGGATTATGCTTCAGTGCTCACTATAAAACACGGGCTTTAAAAGTCCACTAGAGGGCACTAACCAAAGGTCTCAACATAAAATTTTAATGTGGCACAAAATGTTTCAAATTCTATCAGAATGACCTTAATAATGCACTGGAAGACAAAAAAATGAGAGAGATATTAATAGCATTTTACTAGACAGGGCAGAGATTTTcatagtttctttttttactagAACTGAGGACCCATTatctaaaaaatcagtcatctGACTTGAGCAAACTTCAAGTCATAGCTGAAAAGTCTTGATACTCCCACTCAAACTTGTACAATAACATCTGTGATTCCACAGAAGAATGTGGGAAAAGTTTTTTACACAAGAACTTCCAACTAAGAATGTTCTTCCCTATACAGTGCCTGTTAAAACCACCTTTGCAcctagtaccaaaaccaaacctgttgccatcgaatggattccaactcatagcgaccctatgggacagagcagaactacccaatagggtttccaagaagtggctggtagattcgaactggtaacttttcgattagcagccaagctctttaaccactgcgccaccagggcttctggtaacttttcagttagcagctaagctctttaaccactgcgccaccagggctccttgcacctAGTAAGGACCCAATAAATGTTGTCTGATAGAGTAAGTATCCTCTACTTTCAACTTCTAGAATGTATTCTCATA
This genomic window contains:
- the BBIP1 gene encoding LOW QUALITY PROTEIN: BBSome-interacting protein 1 (The sequence of the model RefSeq protein was modified relative to this genomic sequence to represent the inferred CDS: substituted 1 base at 1 genomic stop codon); the protein is MAEVKSMFREVLPKQGQLSVEDVTTMVLCKPKLLPFKSLTLEKLEKMRQAAQDTIREQEMAEKKQQXLTE